A stretch of the Aegilops tauschii subsp. strangulata cultivar AL8/78 chromosome 4, Aet v6.0, whole genome shotgun sequence genome encodes the following:
- the LOC141021991 gene encoding uncharacterized protein, translated as MALVPHGGGGAGGSVSMNMPMLSPGNYTVWAIKAQAILDAHMLWEAVAPANDAAVNGKKCKTARAMILAGLPEDVLLQVVAKFTAKEVWDSLKVRFVGAERVRATRRATLRGELDRLKMEDGESMDVYAGRLAGMTARFASLGETLSDTELVKKLMDTVPDRLFPVVAGIEQFCVLEELTYDEVLGRLRAFDERVRRRGQSSGERSDDLLLYTAAQWWAREWSQGGAWDDDDDARSVATQGGGNRRGRCYKCGERGHFKRDCPELRKAPAAERALVADVDVEDNGLL; from the coding sequence ATGGCGCTGGTTccacacggcggcggcggcgcgggcggatCGGTGTCCATGAACATGCCGATGCTCTCGCCGGGGAACTACACCGTGTGGGCGATCAAGGCGCAGGCAATCCTTGATGCTCACATGCTGTGGGAAGCCGTGGCGCCGGCGAACGACGCGGCGGTCAACGGGAAGAAGTGCAAGACGGCGAGGGCTATGATCCTGGCGGGGCTGCCGGAGGATGTCTTGCTGCAGGTGGTGGCGAAGTTCACGGCGAAGGAGGTATGGGACTCCCTCAAAGTGCGTTTCGTCGGCGCCGAACGGGTGCGCGCGACGAGGAGGGCGACGTTGCGCGGCGAGCTGGACCGGCTGAAGATGGAGGACGGCGAGTCCATGGACGTCTACGCCGGCAGGTTGGCGGGGATGACGGCGAGGTTCGCGAGCCTGGGGGAGACGCTGAGCGACACCGAGCTGGTGAAGAAGCTCATGGACACAGTGCCGGACCGTCTCTTCCCTGTCGTCGCCGGGATTGAGCAGTTCTGCGTGCTGGAGGAGCTCACGTACGACGAGGTGCTCGGGCGGCTGCGCGCATTCGACGAGCGCGTGCGTCGCCGCGGGCAGAGCAGCGGCGAGCGCTCGGACGACCTGCTTCTGTACACTGCGGCGCAGTGGTGGGCGCGTGAGTGGAGCCAAGGTGGAGCTTGggacgacgatgacgacgcgCGCAGCGTGGCGACGCAGGGCGGCGGCAACAGACGTGGCCGCTGCTACAAGTGCGGCGAGCGCGGCCACTTCAAGCGCGATTGCCCGGAGCTGCGgaaggcgccggcggcggagcgggcaCTGGTGGCGGACGTCGACGTCGAGGACAACGGTCTCCTCTAG